A genomic region of Bactrocera dorsalis isolate Fly_Bdor chromosome 3, ASM2337382v1, whole genome shotgun sequence contains the following coding sequences:
- the LOC105226984 gene encoding ejaculatory bulb-specific protein 3, whose product MKAAIIFLIVVAVQYAAAQKQYTNKFDNVDVDGVLSNNRILTNYIKCLMDKGPCTPEGRELKKLLPDALQTDCSKCTDTQRKNSQKVINFLRVNRPGEWKLLLDKYDSRGVYRSKYEKQG is encoded by the exons atgAAAGCGGccataatatttttgatagttGTTGCGGTTCAGTATGCAGCAGCGCAAAAGcagtacacaaataaatttgataacGTCGATGTGGATGGTGTTTTGTCAAATAATCGTATTCTAACTAACTATATTAAATGTCTTATGGATAAAGGTCCTTGCACTCCAGAAGGTCGCGagttaaaaa AATTACTACCTGATGCCCTACAGACGGATTGCTCAAAATGTACAGATACCcaaagaaaaaattcacaaaaggtAATAAATTTCCTTCGTGTGAACCGTCCAGGCGAGTGGAAATTGCTACTAGACAAATACGACTCCAGAGGAGTTTACAGATCTAAGTATGAGAAACAAGGTTAA